In Phycisphaerae bacterium, the following proteins share a genomic window:
- the carB gene encoding carbamoyl-phosphate synthase large subunit, translating into MPKRKDIRKILIIGSGPIVIGQACEFDYSGAQACKVLKQQGFKVVLVNSNPATIMTDPEMADKTYIEPITPDIVEKIIQKERPDSLLPTIGGQTGLNTAVALAESGVLKKYNVRLLGANLQAIKRAEERDKFKKTIQDCGLDVPKSGYAHSWQQAQEIVKDVGLPAVIRPSYTLGGTGGNIAYNTEEFKNYIDWGLSLSPKSQVLIEESVAGWKEYELEVMRDKKDNVVIVCPIENLDPMGIHTGDSITVAPAQTLTDKEYQLMRDASTRIIRAIGVETGGSNIQFAVHPDNGKLYVIEMNPRVSRSSALASKATGFPIAKIASLLAVGYTLDEIPNDITKKTPACFEPTIDYCVVKWPRFTFEKFPNTSPELTVQMKSVGEAMAIGRTFKEAFQKAIRSLEIDRYSLDKKYTNGDLGPAQLRGKLQTNCWDKIWYVAEALRRKFSIDEIFTLTKIDPWFLNNINDIVKLEKKIKSTPLDKFDHRLVRQVKEYGFSDKYLASVLNVTEEQFRKHRRRLKVEPVYKTVDTCGAEFEAHTPYLYSTYESECEANPTGRKKIIILGGGPNRIGQGIEFDYCCVHAAFALKEIGVESIMVNCNPETVSTDYDTSDRLYFEPLTYEDVMSIVEKEKPDGVIVQFGGQTPLKLAVPLEKAGVKIIGTSPDSIACAEDRKRFNNLVKKLKLCQPDSGTATTYDQALKIARKLGFPLLVRPSFVLGGRAMKIVYDEKSFEDAVTNAFVASDEHPVLIDKFLNDAAEMDVDAISDGKRVVIGGIMEHIEEAGVHSGDSACSLPPVSISKKIIDEIKRQTKLLALALKVKGLINIQFAIKDDKIYILEVNPRASRTIPFVSKAIGVPLAKLAAKVMAGMTLDKLGFTKEIKPGYFSVKEAVFPFLKFPGIDTVLGPEMLSTGEVMGIDDDFGIAFAKSQIAAGNALPMSGNVLFSIKDSDKKKTIEIARQMYEMGFKIVATKGTCLELINNNIPSEFVLKMSEGRPNVVDLIINGKIGLIVNTTTGAQSVGDSFAIRRTALDKRIPYVTTIRAAAAVVKAIKTMKDRKISVKPIQRYYD; encoded by the coding sequence ATGCCGAAGCGCAAAGACATCAGAAAGATACTAATCATAGGCTCCGGACCTATCGTCATAGGCCAGGCCTGTGAATTTGACTATTCCGGTGCCCAGGCATGCAAGGTATTAAAGCAACAGGGATTTAAAGTTGTGCTTGTTAACAGCAATCCCGCCACAATAATGACCGACCCCGAAATGGCGGACAAAACCTACATCGAACCGATTACGCCAGATATCGTTGAAAAAATAATTCAAAAAGAACGGCCTGATAGTCTCCTGCCGACCATTGGCGGACAAACAGGTTTAAATACCGCAGTTGCGCTGGCTGAAAGCGGGGTATTGAAAAAATACAATGTTCGCCTTTTGGGTGCCAATTTGCAGGCGATTAAAAGAGCCGAAGAAAGAGATAAATTCAAGAAAACAATTCAGGATTGCGGCTTGGATGTTCCAAAAAGCGGCTACGCCCACTCCTGGCAGCAGGCACAGGAAATAGTAAAGGATGTTGGTCTCCCCGCTGTCATCAGGCCTTCATATACATTAGGCGGCACAGGCGGCAACATCGCCTACAATACAGAAGAGTTTAAGAATTACATTGACTGGGGATTGAGTCTGAGTCCCAAAAGCCAGGTCCTGATAGAGGAATCCGTTGCAGGCTGGAAAGAGTATGAGCTGGAGGTGATGCGGGACAAAAAGGACAACGTCGTCATTGTCTGTCCTATAGAAAACCTCGACCCTATGGGCATTCATACTGGCGACAGCATTACTGTCGCGCCTGCTCAGACGCTGACCGACAAAGAATACCAGTTGATGCGCGATGCATCTACCAGGATTATCAGGGCCATAGGCGTTGAAACCGGCGGCTCCAACATTCAATTTGCTGTCCATCCTGATAACGGTAAGCTCTATGTAATAGAAATGAACCCGCGTGTCTCGCGAAGCTCTGCGCTGGCTTCAAAGGCCACAGGTTTTCCGATTGCTAAAATAGCTTCTCTATTGGCCGTTGGATATACGCTTGATGAGATTCCTAATGATATCACGAAAAAAACACCAGCCTGTTTCGAGCCTACTATCGACTACTGCGTGGTTAAGTGGCCCCGCTTTACATTCGAAAAATTCCCCAACACCAGCCCGGAGCTTACGGTGCAGATGAAATCTGTTGGCGAAGCTATGGCAATTGGCCGGACGTTTAAGGAGGCATTCCAGAAAGCCATAAGGTCGTTGGAAATTGACCGTTATTCACTTGATAAGAAATATACAAATGGAGATCTTGGCCCGGCTCAATTGAGAGGAAAACTACAGACAAACTGCTGGGATAAAATCTGGTATGTGGCTGAGGCCCTTAGAAGAAAATTTTCCATAGATGAGATATTTACTCTGACAAAAATTGACCCATGGTTCCTTAATAACATTAACGACATCGTAAAACTGGAGAAAAAAATAAAGTCAACTCCTCTTGATAAGTTCGACCACCGGTTGGTCCGTCAGGTAAAAGAGTACGGCTTTAGCGATAAATATCTTGCGTCTGTGTTGAATGTAACGGAAGAACAATTCAGGAAACACCGCCGGCGATTGAAGGTCGAACCGGTATACAAAACTGTGGATACCTGCGGCGCCGAGTTTGAGGCACATACCCCTTATCTCTATTCGACCTATGAGAGCGAATGTGAGGCAAATCCGACCGGCAGAAAAAAAATTATCATCCTCGGCGGCGGCCCGAATCGAATAGGACAAGGAATTGAGTTCGATTATTGCTGCGTCCACGCCGCCTTTGCGCTCAAAGAGATAGGCGTCGAATCGATAATGGTGAACTGCAACCCAGAAACCGTAAGCACCGATTACGATACCTCCGACAGGCTGTATTTCGAGCCGCTGACTTACGAAGATGTTATGTCAATTGTCGAAAAGGAAAAACCCGACGGCGTAATCGTTCAGTTCGGCGGGCAGACTCCGCTCAAATTGGCCGTCCCTTTGGAAAAGGCCGGCGTAAAAATAATCGGCACTTCACCTGACAGCATTGCCTGTGCCGAGGACCGAAAGCGATTCAACAACCTTGTTAAAAAACTCAAACTCTGCCAACCCGACAGCGGAACTGCGACAACTTATGACCAGGCCCTGAAAATTGCCCGCAAGCTTGGATTTCCTTTGCTTGTCCGGCCTTCTTTTGTCTTGGGAGGACGGGCGATGAAAATCGTCTACGACGAAAAATCGTTTGAGGATGCTGTCACAAACGCTTTTGTTGCTTCGGATGAACATCCTGTCCTGATAGATAAGTTTCTTAATGATGCTGCGGAGATGGATGTCGATGCAATAAGCGATGGCAAGCGCGTGGTAATCGGCGGGATTATGGAGCACATCGAAGAGGCGGGGGTGCATTCGGGCGATAGTGCCTGTTCGCTGCCTCCCGTTTCAATAAGCAAAAAAATTATCGATGAGATTAAAAGACAAACTAAGCTTTTAGCCCTTGCCTTGAAGGTGAAAGGCCTCATAAACATTCAGTTTGCCATAAAAGATGACAAAATTTATATACTTGAAGTCAACCCTCGCGCTTCCAGAACTATTCCGTTTGTAAGTAAAGCAATTGGTGTGCCCCTGGCTAAACTCGCAGCGAAGGTAATGGCCGGAATGACCCTCGACAAGTTAGGTTTCACTAAGGAAATAAAACCTGGGTATTTCTCGGTGAAAGAGGCTGTGTTCCCATTCTTGAAGTTCCCCGGCATAGACACTGTGCTTGGACCGGAGATGCTCTCTACCGGCGAGGTTATGGGTATAGATGATGATTTCGGAATCGCTTTCGCAAAATCGCAGATAGCAGCCGGCAACGCTTTGCCGATGAGCGGCAACGTGCTTTTCAGTATTAAGGACAGCGATAAGAAAAAAACCATTGAGATTGCACGTCAAATGTACGAAATGGGTTTTAAAATCGTGGCAACAAAGGGAACATGCCTCGAGCTCATAAACAATAATATTCCCTCAGAGTTTGTGCTTAAAATGTCCGAAGGCAGACCAAATGTGGTTGATTTGATAATAAACGGCAAAATCGGCCTCATCGTAAATACTACAACGGGCGCTCAGTCAGTCGGCGATTCTTTTGCAATAAGAAGAACTGCCCTTGACAAACGAATTCCGTATGTGACCACCATCAGAGCCGCTGCTGCTGTCGTAAAAGCCATAAAAACAATGAAAGACAGAAAAATCAGCGTGAAACCTATCCAGCGATATTACGATTAG
- a CDS encoding glutamate synthase subunit beta — MGEIKGFLKYKRQEVGHRPVEERIHDFAELDLPLTPEQIQQQTARCMDCGIPFCHGAGCPLKNNIPELNELVYKGKWQQACELLHSTNNFPEITGRVCPAPCETACTLSINDEPVLIRHIEFQIVERGFQERWIKPQQAKQKTGKRVAVIGSGPAGLTVAQQLARAGHSIVVFEKDERTGGLLRYGIPDFKLAKNIIDRRLEQLTAEGVEFQTGVDVGEDISARYLKSRFDCICLTMGAGQPRDLNIPGRGYENILFALDYLKLQNKLCAGELADESSLITVKNRVVVVIGGGDTGSDCVGTARRQGAKEIYQIEILPEPPETPPPDTPWPQWPRIMRTSSSHEEGCRRQWAVLTKKFSGVETRVTQLDCCQVEWIRKNGSWKLKELAGTDFTIKADVVLLALGFLHVTHSGLIKGLGLKLNDSGNVIADNYQTSEPWVFAAGDTISGASLVVRAVNGGREAAVAIDRWLKEKSQ, encoded by the coding sequence ATGGGCGAAATAAAAGGCTTTCTAAAATATAAACGTCAGGAAGTCGGACATCGGCCGGTCGAAGAGAGAATACATGATTTTGCCGAGCTCGACCTGCCGCTTACACCGGAGCAGATACAACAGCAGACGGCAAGGTGTATGGATTGCGGAATACCATTTTGCCACGGCGCAGGATGCCCGTTGAAAAATAATATTCCGGAGCTGAATGAGCTGGTGTATAAAGGAAAATGGCAGCAGGCCTGCGAACTGCTTCACTCTACCAACAATTTTCCTGAAATTACCGGCCGAGTGTGTCCGGCTCCCTGCGAAACTGCGTGCACGCTTTCTATTAATGATGAGCCGGTGTTAATAAGGCATATCGAGTTTCAAATTGTTGAGCGTGGGTTTCAGGAAAGATGGATTAAGCCGCAGCAGGCTAAACAAAAAACAGGCAAAAGAGTTGCTGTAATCGGCTCCGGACCTGCCGGCCTGACGGTTGCTCAGCAGTTGGCACGCGCAGGGCACAGCATAGTTGTTTTTGAGAAGGATGAGCGGACAGGAGGCCTATTACGTTATGGTATTCCGGATTTCAAGCTTGCCAAGAACATTATTGACCGCAGATTAGAACAGCTGACTGCCGAAGGCGTCGAATTTCAAACCGGTGTCGACGTCGGAGAGGACATCTCTGCACGATACCTGAAAAGCAGGTTTGATTGCATCTGTCTTACGATGGGTGCAGGCCAGCCTCGAGACCTTAACATTCCCGGCAGAGGATATGAGAATATACTGTTTGCTCTGGATTACTTGAAGTTACAGAACAAACTTTGTGCCGGCGAGCTTGCAGATGAATCCTCGTTAATAACAGTAAAGAACAGGGTCGTGGTGGTAATCGGAGGCGGAGATACTGGAAGCGATTGTGTTGGAACGGCCCGCAGACAGGGGGCCAAAGAAATTTACCAAATCGAGATTTTGCCGGAGCCGCCGGAAACTCCGCCGCCGGATACTCCCTGGCCGCAATGGCCTCGTATTATGCGAACTTCTTCATCTCATGAAGAAGGCTGCCGGCGTCAGTGGGCTGTGTTGACGAAGAAATTCTCCGGCGTTGAAACTCGGGTTACCCAGTTAGATTGCTGCCAAGTCGAATGGATAAGAAAAAACGGCTCCTGGAAACTAAAAGAACTGGCAGGCACCGATTTTACCATTAAGGCCGATGTAGTGCTTTTGGCGCTGGGATTTCTTCACGTTACGCATAGCGGACTTATAAAGGGATTAGGTTTGAAACTCAACGATTCAGGTAATGTCATTGCAGACAATTACCAGACCAGCGAACCGTGGGTGTTTGCTGCCGGCGATACAATCAGCGGGGCCTCATTGGTTGTTCGGGCTGTTAACGGCGGACGCGAAGCCGCTGTGGCCATCGATAGGTGGCTTAAGGAAAAAAGTCAGTAG
- a CDS encoding NAD+ synthase produces the protein MRIALAQFNASVGDISGNTEKMEKLSAKAYDLGADIVVFPEMSVCGYPPEDLLLKKSFMEDIRSAIEYLAKNCTQITAIAGFAEGNEKGCFNSLAVLQKGKITKIYRKSILPNYGVFDERRYFRPGTEAVRVIIDGKALTFTICEDIWRLKWLDSFLGEMPRIDMVINISASPFHIGKIEQRQEALRQCAKHFSCAVAYCNLVGGQDELVFDGRSMFVDSSGKVICQAKAFEEDILLADLSTVSGSKPHLTAVATHSAPAGSSPQESVAEIYGALVLGTRDYVHKNGFSKAVIGLSGGIDSSLTAAIAADALGAKNVIGITMPSKFNSSDTIKDAQILADNLDIEFHILPIENVLTQFDGLLAKMPGWDKNTTAYENLQARVRGCILMSFSNQYGHLVLTTSNKSETAVGYATLYGDTAGGFAVLKDVPKTMVYQLAEYVNNIRHNVIPLTVIQRPPSAELRENQKDTDSLPQYDILDRILRSYVEENKTVSELVKDGLPKDAVTQVINMVDRNEYKRRQSPPGVKISPRAFGKDRRMPITNCCNK, from the coding sequence ATGCGGATAGCATTGGCACAATTTAACGCCTCGGTAGGTGACATCAGCGGAAACACCGAAAAGATGGAGAAACTGAGCGCCAAAGCTTATGACTTGGGTGCTGATATCGTAGTTTTTCCGGAAATGTCGGTGTGTGGTTATCCTCCGGAGGATTTATTGCTTAAAAAGTCTTTCATGGAGGATATCCGCTCGGCTATAGAATATTTGGCAAAAAACTGTACCCAGATTACTGCCATAGCTGGATTTGCAGAAGGAAACGAAAAAGGCTGCTTTAATTCGCTTGCCGTGTTGCAAAAAGGCAAAATAACAAAAATTTATCGAAAAAGTATTCTGCCTAACTATGGCGTATTCGATGAGAGACGTTATTTCCGGCCCGGAACCGAAGCGGTGCGAGTCATAATAGACGGTAAGGCTTTGACATTTACAATTTGTGAAGATATATGGCGCCTGAAGTGGTTGGATAGCTTCCTCGGCGAAATGCCGCGAATTGACATGGTCATAAACATTTCTGCCTCACCTTTTCACATAGGTAAAATCGAACAAAGACAGGAAGCTCTTCGCCAATGCGCAAAGCATTTCAGCTGCGCCGTTGCTTATTGTAATTTGGTCGGCGGCCAGGATGAACTGGTTTTCGACGGCCGAAGTATGTTTGTGGATTCATCTGGAAAAGTTATTTGCCAGGCCAAGGCATTCGAAGAAGATATATTACTTGCAGATTTATCCACGGTCTCTGGAAGCAAACCCCACCTTACAGCTGTTGCCACTCATTCGGCCCCTGCCGGCTCTTCGCCGCAGGAATCCGTCGCTGAAATTTACGGCGCGCTGGTTCTTGGAACAAGAGACTATGTGCATAAAAATGGTTTCTCCAAAGCTGTAATCGGACTAAGCGGCGGCATAGACTCTTCTTTAACTGCGGCCATTGCCGCCGATGCCCTGGGGGCAAAAAATGTCATCGGCATAACTATGCCGTCGAAATTTAACAGCTCCGATACCATTAAAGATGCGCAAATCCTGGCGGACAACCTTGATATCGAGTTTCACATCCTGCCAATCGAGAATGTGCTCACTCAATTTGACGGGCTTCTTGCCAAAATGCCAGGATGGGATAAAAATACAACAGCCTATGAGAATCTGCAGGCAAGAGTCCGCGGATGCATACTTATGTCTTTTAGCAATCAATATGGTCATCTTGTTTTGACAACCAGCAACAAGAGTGAGACTGCTGTCGGATATGCCACCCTTTATGGTGACACCGCCGGAGGTTTCGCGGTTCTTAAGGATGTGCCCAAGACGATGGTTTATCAATTGGCTGAATATGTGAATAATATTCGTCATAACGTTATTCCGCTTACGGTAATACAGCGGCCGCCGAGCGCCGAGTTGAGAGAAAACCAGAAAGATACGGATTCTCTCCCGCAGTATGACATTCTGGATAGAATTCTCCGCAGTTACGTAGAAGAGAACAAAACGGTTTCTGAGCTGGTTAAAGACGGCTTGCCAAAAGATGCTGTCACTCAAGTCATCAATATGGTGGACCGGAACGAATACAAAAGAAGGCAATCTCCGCCGGGGGTCAAGATTAGCCCCAGAGCCTTCGGCAAAGACAGAAGAATGCCGATAACAAATTGTTGCAATAAATAG
- the gltB gene encoding glutamate synthase large subunit: MATNTKHFGLYDSRYEHGSCGIGAVVNISGRQDHSIIEYGKEILLNLRHRGAAGADEITGDGAGILFQIPHKFFNAECKQLGFSLPEPYQYGVGMVFGSQNKELRDKCDRILEDSLKHYGLKVLGWRDVPASNDCLGKIALQAEPAIKQIFVDGAGLENEPLERTLYLARKQAEKLVRKSFGLEGKDFYVSTLSCKTICYKGMFMAWQLFAYYPDLADERLSSALAIVHQRYSTNTFPNWRLAQPMRCIAHNGEINTLSGNRNWMQARQMKMSSEVFGNNIGDLFPILTPEGSDSACFDNVLELLVRAGRSLPHSMMMMIPEAFGSKYHISTDKRAFYEYHSSIMEPWDGPAAMVFTDGRIVGGTLDRNGLRPCRYLVTTDGLVIMASEAGVVQFPPEKISRKGRLQPGHMFLVDTVERRIISDSEIKSRIARQKPYRRWLDSNRIELRGLFDAPKLVQTAPATLTQRLRLFGYTREELKMILLPMALNAQEPIGSMGNDTPLAVLSDKPKLLFNYFKQLFAQVTNPAIDPLREGLVMSLMNFVGRKLNILEETPEHCRQLKLPHPILANEDIQRLRTVKRQDLKTVTISTIFDINTENIANSLKLALKELVDSAEKAVKQGASLIIITDREASKTQAPIPSLLATAAVHHGLLNHGLRGEVGLIVESGEPREVMHFCLLCGFGANAINPYLAFETLNYLHHEAELPADMESSQIADNYIAAIKKGILKTISKMGISTLRSYTGAQLFEAIGLNRSLVDEYFTGTSSRIGGIGLAGVAQEAAARHKEAFQQRPQGTLELDFGGEYHFRHSGEGHLWNPVTVARLQHAVKYNDQKAYDDYTAAVNQQAKKLYTLRGLFEFAAGEAIPIEQVEPAGEIVKRFCTGAMSHGSISKEAHECLAVAMNRIGAMSNTGEGGEDPARYNAEPSGDSKNCAIKQVASGRFGVTINYLANAKELQIKIAQGAKPGEGGQLPGHKVTEEIARLRHSMPGVTLISPPPHHDIYSIEDLAQLIYDLKCSNPGVKVSVKLVAEVGVGTIAAGVAKGNADEVLISGHDGGTGASPLSAIKHTGCPWELGLAETQQVLVMNNLRSRIRVQVDGQMKTGRDVVIAALLGAERFGFGTAALVTLGCTLLRKCHEGACPFGIGTQDPDLRKRFTGKPEYVERFMYFVAEEVRKIMAQLGFEKFEDMIGRADKLQTRSAVDHWKAKGLDFSAIFRKPDASDGRAIRSTNSQADKLSDHLDWQILEKAAPAIEHAKRTVIEMPIHNVDRTVGAILSNRIIKKYGEKGLPDDTLQVVLQGSAGQSFGAFLAPGVTLKLVGDSNDYLGKSLSGGRIIVKTPEGSPFMSHENIIIGNTALYGATSGEVFVNGMAGERFCVRNSGVTAVVEGLGDHGCEYMTGGLVVVLGKTGCNFAAGMSGGIAYVLDEAQLFDTMCNLDMVELENVWKEEDKKLLYDLIQQHLKWTGSARAQYLLDVWSDIVGRFVKVVPIDYRKAIEKMRAAEQRDTDTIPATEEVFSWAK, encoded by the coding sequence ATGGCGACGAATACAAAACATTTTGGTCTTTATGATTCACGGTATGAGCATGGCTCCTGCGGTATCGGCGCTGTTGTAAATATATCAGGCCGGCAGGACCATTCTATTATTGAATATGGAAAGGAAATTCTTTTAAACCTGCGGCACCGCGGCGCAGCAGGCGCTGACGAAATTACAGGTGATGGAGCTGGTATCTTATTTCAGATTCCGCACAAGTTCTTTAATGCCGAGTGCAAACAGCTCGGGTTTTCTTTACCCGAACCTTACCAATATGGCGTTGGAATGGTATTTGGCTCACAAAACAAAGAGCTCCGCGATAAGTGTGATAGGATACTTGAAGACTCGCTCAAACATTATGGGTTGAAAGTGCTTGGCTGGCGAGATGTGCCTGCATCGAATGATTGCCTTGGTAAAATAGCCCTTCAGGCAGAACCCGCAATAAAACAGATTTTTGTAGATGGAGCAGGGCTTGAAAACGAACCGCTGGAAAGAACGCTGTATTTAGCACGCAAGCAGGCCGAAAAACTTGTCAGAAAAAGCTTTGGACTGGAAGGCAAAGATTTCTATGTGTCGACACTATCCTGCAAAACCATCTGCTATAAGGGAATGTTTATGGCATGGCAGCTGTTTGCCTATTATCCCGACCTCGCAGATGAGCGGCTCAGCTCTGCCCTTGCTATCGTTCATCAGCGCTACAGCACTAATACATTTCCGAACTGGCGACTTGCCCAGCCGATGAGATGCATAGCTCATAACGGAGAGATAAATACGCTCAGCGGAAATCGCAACTGGATGCAGGCCCGTCAGATGAAGATGTCCAGCGAAGTATTTGGTAATAATATCGGCGATCTGTTTCCGATTCTGACCCCTGAAGGAAGCGACTCTGCGTGCTTTGACAATGTTCTCGAACTGCTTGTTCGTGCCGGCCGAAGTCTGCCGCATTCAATGATGATGATGATACCGGAAGCATTCGGTTCTAAATACCATATCAGCACAGATAAACGCGCATTTTATGAATATCATTCATCTATAATGGAGCCGTGGGATGGTCCTGCAGCGATGGTATTTACCGATGGTCGTATCGTCGGCGGAACACTTGACCGCAATGGCCTAAGACCTTGCCGTTACCTCGTAACCACTGATGGTTTGGTCATTATGGCCAGCGAGGCAGGTGTGGTTCAATTTCCGCCGGAAAAAATCTCCAGAAAAGGACGTCTTCAGCCGGGCCATATGTTTCTTGTTGATACCGTCGAAAGACGGATAATTTCTGATAGTGAGATTAAAAGCAGGATTGCCCGCCAGAAGCCTTATCGCAGATGGCTGGATAGTAACAGAATTGAGCTTCGGGGTTTGTTCGATGCGCCGAAGCTGGTGCAGACTGCCCCTGCAACATTAACTCAGCGGTTGCGGTTATTCGGCTATACTCGCGAAGAGCTGAAAATGATTTTGCTTCCGATGGCATTAAATGCACAGGAACCAATAGGTTCTATGGGAAACGACACGCCGTTAGCGGTGCTTTCCGATAAACCAAAACTTTTGTTTAATTATTTCAAACAGCTTTTTGCCCAGGTAACAAATCCGGCGATAGACCCTCTGCGTGAAGGACTGGTTATGAGCCTGATGAACTTCGTGGGCAGGAAACTCAACATTCTGGAGGAAACGCCCGAGCATTGCCGTCAGCTTAAGCTGCCTCACCCGATTTTAGCCAATGAGGATATTCAGCGGCTGCGCACAGTAAAAAGACAAGACCTTAAAACCGTCACCATCTCAACCATCTTCGATATCAACACTGAGAATATCGCCAATAGTTTGAAGCTGGCTTTGAAGGAATTGGTTGATTCAGCGGAAAAAGCTGTCAAGCAGGGCGCCTCTCTGATAATAATCACTGACCGGGAAGCTTCAAAAACACAGGCCCCCATTCCATCACTTTTGGCGACAGCCGCGGTTCATCACGGACTGCTTAATCACGGCCTGCGTGGCGAAGTCGGCCTGATTGTTGAAAGCGGCGAGCCGCGAGAGGTTATGCACTTCTGTCTCCTATGCGGCTTCGGTGCTAACGCGATAAATCCCTATCTCGCATTTGAAACGCTTAATTATCTGCATCACGAAGCCGAGCTGCCTGCTGATATGGAGTCTTCACAGATAGCAGATAATTATATTGCCGCGATTAAAAAGGGTATCTTAAAGACAATTAGTAAGATGGGAATTTCTACTCTTCGAAGTTATACAGGGGCTCAACTGTTCGAGGCCATCGGCCTGAATCGTTCTCTTGTAGATGAGTACTTTACCGGCACCAGCTCGAGAATCGGCGGAATTGGTTTGGCAGGAGTTGCGCAGGAAGCGGCTGCTCGTCACAAAGAGGCCTTTCAGCAGCGTCCCCAAGGGACGCTTGAACTTGATTTTGGTGGTGAATATCATTTCAGACACAGCGGCGAGGGGCATCTTTGGAACCCTGTGACCGTAGCACGGCTTCAGCACGCCGTCAAATACAACGACCAGAAAGCTTACGATGATTACACAGCAGCCGTAAACCAGCAGGCTAAAAAGTTGTATACCCTCCGGGGACTTTTTGAATTTGCCGCAGGTGAAGCAATCCCAATTGAACAGGTCGAGCCTGCCGGTGAAATCGTCAAAAGATTCTGTACTGGAGCGATGAGTCACGGCTCAATCAGTAAAGAGGCTCACGAGTGCTTGGCTGTCGCAATGAATCGTATAGGCGCTATGAGCAATACCGGTGAAGGCGGCGAAGACCCGGCTCGTTACAATGCAGAACCCAGCGGCGATTCGAAAAACTGCGCTATTAAACAGGTTGCCAGCGGACGCTTCGGCGTCACGATTAATTACCTTGCTAATGCGAAAGAGCTTCAGATTAAAATAGCCCAGGGTGCAAAACCGGGCGAAGGTGGTCAATTACCCGGCCACAAGGTTACGGAAGAAATCGCCAGGCTTAGACACTCGATGCCGGGAGTAACGCTGATATCGCCTCCCCCTCATCATGACATATATTCGATCGAAGACCTTGCGCAGCTTATATACGACCTCAAGTGCAGCAACCCTGGAGTTAAAGTTTCTGTCAAGCTCGTTGCTGAAGTGGGGGTTGGCACGATCGCCGCCGGAGTTGCCAAAGGCAATGCGGACGAGGTTCTTATTAGCGGCCACGACGGCGGCACCGGTGCTAGTCCGCTTTCTGCGATAAAACATACCGGCTGTCCGTGGGAGCTGGGGTTAGCCGAGACCCAACAGGTTCTGGTGATGAACAATTTGCGAAGTCGAATCCGGGTTCAGGTTGACGGCCAAATGAAAACCGGCAGGGACGTTGTTATTGCGGCCTTACTCGGTGCCGAGAGGTTTGGCTTCGGGACAGCCGCTCTGGTAACGCTTGGCTGCACCCTGCTCCGCAAATGCCACGAAGGTGCTTGTCCTTTCGGGATTGGCACTCAGGACCCGGACCTACGAAAGCGGTTCACCGGCAAACCTGAATATGTTGAAAGGTTTATGTATTTTGTAGCTGAAGAAGTTCGCAAGATTATGGCTCAGCTCGGATTTGAAAAATTTGAGGATATGATTGGCAGAGCAGATAAGCTGCAAACCCGCTCAGCAGTTGACCACTGGAAGGCAAAGGGCTTGGACTTTTCCGCGATTTTCCGTAAGCCGGATGCCTCCGATGGCAGAGCTATAAGATCGACAAATTCGCAGGCAGACAAACTCAGCGACCATCTCGATTGGCAGATATTGGAAAAAGCCGCTCCGGCGATTGAGCATGCTAAGCGTACAGTTATAGAGATGCCGATTCACAACGTAGACCGCACGGTTGGAGCAATCCTGAGCAATCGGATAATCAAAAAATACGGCGAAAAAGGATTGCCAGATGACACGCTGCAGGTTGTTTTGCAGGGTTCTGCGGGACAAAGCTTCGGGGCATTTCTGGCGCCCGGGGTAACCTTAAAACTGGTCGGTGATAGTAACGACTATTTGGGCAAAAGTCTTTCCGGCGGGCGCATCATTGTCAAAACGCCGGAAGGTTCGCCGTTCATGAGTCATGAAAATATCATTATTGGCAATACGGCGCTTTATGGTGCTACATCAGGAGAGGTTTTCGTCAACGGGATGGCGGGTGAAAGATTTTGCGTGCGAAATAGCGGCGTAACTGCTGTTGTCGAGGGCCTTGGCGACCACGGTTGTGAGTATATGACAGGCGGATTGGTCGTGGTCCTCGGAAAAACAGGGTGCAATTTTGCTGCAGGTATGAGCGGCGGCATTGCTTACGTTCTCGATGAAGCGCAGTTATTCGACACGATGTGCAACCTTGATATGGTCGAGCTGGAAAACGTCTGGAAAGAAGAAGACAAAAAGCTGTTGTACGACTTGATTCAGCAGCACCTGAAGTGGACCGGCAGTGCGCGTGCGCAATATCTCTTGGATGTTTGGTCGGATATAGTTGGCAGATTTGTAAAGGTAGTCCCGATAGATTATCGCAAAGCGATTGAAAAGATGCGAGCTGCTGAGCAGCGGGACACTGATACGATCCCGGCCACCGAGGAGGTGTTCTCATGGGCGAAATAA